Proteins from one Planctomyces sp. SH-PL62 genomic window:
- a CDS encoding glycosyltransferase family 39 protein, giving the protein MAHRRWFIGILTFAALLHVAAIHRTLVPAQDGLKFLAAARRFQSDPWIDVIKGTDQHPLYPALIAAVEPVSAALLGPGPDAWRIAAQGVSALASLLLLFPLFALARAIFDERVALIAVILYVLLPVPGEVGRDTLGNALGLLGMTATLALGAAAIRRDSWRLALAAGLAGGVGYLARPEAILAPMAVGLAWTLYLARTRGASAVATAPALPALGLAVLVCVGSYALAKGQVSEKLALRHAASLGPQAAARRSTPQPLPQGLAEAGLDLSAKEESDDKTLGGPVAALVWVGRKWWDEMCWGFAIMAVWGLARRRAVQRLCDREPGAGGAEGLVLGVFAATYVLVLVRHGSSLGYLSSRHVLPLVAASSIWAGAGVFVCVRGLGMKLAVPPRAWRGAVAVVTAFVALILVVYQLRTGHESRRGHWEAGRWLVANARAGEQILDTRGWARFVADRADGYDYWHVRQALSDRSLAYVVVGRDELRAKSRRAESLNALLAFAATPVRDFPVIVDGRDVGTRIYRMNQPISWEGFTP; this is encoded by the coding sequence GTGGCGCATCGTCGCTGGTTCATCGGCATCCTGACGTTCGCCGCACTCCTCCACGTCGCGGCGATCCACCGCACGCTCGTCCCGGCCCAGGACGGCCTGAAGTTCCTGGCCGCCGCCCGCCGCTTCCAGTCCGATCCCTGGATCGACGTGATCAAGGGGACGGACCAGCACCCGCTCTATCCCGCGCTGATCGCGGCCGTCGAGCCCGTTTCGGCGGCGCTGCTGGGCCCCGGCCCGGACGCCTGGCGAATCGCCGCGCAGGGAGTGTCGGCCCTGGCCTCGCTCCTGCTGCTGTTCCCGCTCTTCGCGCTGGCTCGGGCGATCTTCGACGAACGCGTGGCGTTGATCGCCGTGATCCTCTACGTGCTGCTTCCCGTCCCCGGCGAGGTCGGCCGCGACACCCTGGGCAACGCCCTGGGCCTGCTGGGGATGACGGCGACGCTCGCGCTCGGGGCGGCGGCGATCCGTCGCGATTCGTGGCGGCTCGCCCTGGCCGCCGGGCTCGCCGGCGGCGTCGGCTACCTGGCGAGGCCCGAGGCGATCCTCGCGCCGATGGCCGTCGGGCTGGCCTGGACCCTCTACCTGGCGCGGACTCGCGGGGCGAGTGCGGTCGCGACCGCCCCGGCCTTGCCGGCCCTCGGGCTGGCCGTCCTGGTCTGCGTCGGCTCGTACGCGCTGGCGAAAGGGCAGGTTTCCGAGAAGCTCGCCCTGCGCCACGCCGCGTCGCTGGGCCCGCAGGCCGCCGCCCGTCGTTCGACGCCCCAGCCGCTGCCTCAGGGACTCGCCGAGGCCGGCCTGGACCTCTCCGCCAAGGAGGAGTCGGACGACAAGACCCTGGGCGGGCCGGTCGCCGCCCTCGTCTGGGTCGGCCGGAAATGGTGGGACGAGATGTGCTGGGGCTTCGCGATCATGGCCGTCTGGGGGCTGGCCCGCCGCCGCGCCGTCCAGCGGCTCTGCGACCGCGAGCCGGGCGCCGGCGGGGCCGAGGGGCTCGTGCTGGGCGTCTTCGCCGCGACCTACGTCCTCGTCCTCGTGCGACACGGATCGAGCCTGGGTTACCTGTCGAGCCGCCACGTCTTGCCGCTGGTGGCGGCGTCGTCGATCTGGGCGGGGGCGGGGGTCTTCGTCTGCGTCCGCGGGCTAGGGATGAAGCTCGCCGTCCCGCCGCGAGCGTGGCGGGGCGCGGTGGCCGTGGTGACGGCGTTCGTCGCCCTGATCCTGGTCGTCTACCAACTCCGCACGGGGCACGAGAGTCGTCGGGGCCACTGGGAGGCCGGTCGCTGGCTGGTCGCGAACGCCCGGGCCGGCGAGCAGATCCTCGACACCCGCGGCTGGGCCCGGTTCGTGGCCGACCGGGCGGACGGGTACGACTACTGGCACGTCCGCCAGGCGCTCTCGGATCGGAGCCTCGCCTACGTCGTCGTGGGTCGCGACGAGCTGCGGGCGAAGAGTCGACGCGCCGAGAGCCTCAATGCACTGCTGGCCTTCGCGGCGACGCCCGTCCGCGACTTCCCGGTGATCGTCGACGGCCGCGACGTCGGGACGCGGATCTACCGCATGAATCAACCGATCTCCTGGGAAGGCTTCACGCCATGA